One Oscillospiraceae bacterium genomic window carries:
- a CDS encoding response regulator transcription factor, whose protein sequence is MKLLVVDDETKIRGIIKKYAEFEGFEVDEATDGMDAVTKCRKTEYDLVIMDVMMPELDGFSACREIRKKSNVPLIILSARGEEYDKIHGFELGIDDYVIKPFSPKELMLRVNAIINRSSKKSSPGKDAFELEGLKIDFIGRIVYIDGKRADLSPKEYELLFYMVRNKNIALTREKLISDVWGYDFVGDDRTLDTHIKLLRKSIGQYSKFIVTLRGVGYRFEA, encoded by the coding sequence ATGAAGCTGCTGGTTGTAGACGACGAGACAAAAATCAGGGGAATTATTAAAAAATATGCCGAATTTGAGGGCTTTGAAGTTGATGAAGCGACAGATGGCATGGATGCGGTGACAAAATGCAGAAAAACCGAATACGATCTTGTTATAATGGATGTTATGATGCCTGAGCTTGACGGTTTTTCAGCTTGCAGGGAAATACGAAAAAAATCAAATGTTCCACTGATAATATTGTCTGCTCGCGGAGAAGAATATGATAAAATTCATGGATTTGAATTAGGTATAGACGATTATGTTATAAAGCCTTTTTCTCCCAAGGAACTGATGCTGCGGGTTAATGCAATAATAAACCGGTCTTCAAAAAAATCTTCACCCGGTAAAGATGCCTTCGAGCTTGAGGGACTCAAAATTGATTTTATAGGCAGAATCGTCTATATCGACGGAAAAAGAGCGGATCTTTCTCCAAAAGAATATGAGCTTTTATTTTATATGGTCAGAAATAAAAATATCGCTCTGACACGAGAAAAGCTTATTTCAGACGTATGGGGTTATGACTTCGTAGGAGATGACAGAACACTCGATACACATATTAAGCTTTTAAGAAAGAGCATTGGACAATACAGTAAGTTTATAGTTACATTACGCGGGGTGGGATATAGATTTGAAGCATAA
- the glpK gene encoding glycerol kinase GlpK encodes MKKAAVIALDSGTTSSRALLCDLQGNILHISRRGIKQYYPENGYVEEDPEEIFSAAVYCIRDVLAFAEAGGYEAVSLGITNQRETVIVWERETGKHVCPAIVWQCRRSAEICEALKKSGWEQRIYGKTGLVIDAYFSASKLKWLFDRRPELRRKAYEGSLICGTVDSYLIWRLTGGKVHATDTTNASRTMLFNIHSMSYDTDLAELFGIPLQMLPAVKNTADDYGICDIKLFEKNICIRAAVGDQQSALFGQSCKAEGSAKCTYGTGCFMLVNTGSSIVVSNNRLLSGIAWTIGGRTSYCLEGSVFTGGAAVQWLRDGLGIIKTSEEINTVASTVPDSGGVVFVPAFVGLSAPYWDSKARGLVCGLTRATTAAHICRAVLESIAFQVNDIINCINEDCEANNLPVTVGELKADGGAAASDILMQFQADISDKKIICPIEAEKTALGAAELAIIGTGINEEGFMNPGEKTKPREFLPHIKKDNAEKLRNEWKNAIKRTLSE; translated from the coding sequence ATGAAAAAAGCCGCTGTTATAGCTCTCGATTCCGGAACTACGTCTTCCCGCGCTCTGCTTTGTGATCTTCAAGGAAATATATTACATATATCACGACGCGGTATTAAACAGTACTATCCTGAAAACGGATATGTCGAGGAAGATCCGGAAGAAATATTCTCCGCCGCTGTATACTGTATCCGCGATGTTCTCGCCTTTGCGGAAGCGGGCGGATATGAGGCGGTATCGCTGGGAATAACAAACCAGCGTGAAACAGTTATTGTGTGGGAGAGAGAAACGGGAAAACATGTCTGCCCAGCTATCGTGTGGCAGTGCCGGCGCTCCGCGGAAATCTGTGAAGCTTTAAAAAAATCCGGCTGGGAACAACGCATTTACGGTAAAACGGGTCTTGTCATAGACGCATATTTTTCGGCATCAAAGCTTAAATGGCTTTTTGACCGGCGCCCCGAGCTGCGACGAAAAGCATATGAAGGAAGCTTGATCTGCGGTACTGTGGATTCATATTTGATATGGCGGCTTACAGGCGGAAAAGTTCACGCGACGGATACGACGAACGCTTCGCGTACAATGCTTTTCAATATACATAGTATGTCATACGATACCGATCTGGCGGAGCTGTTCGGCATTCCGCTCCAAATGCTTCCGGCAGTTAAAAACACTGCGGACGATTACGGAATATGTGATATAAAGCTGTTTGAAAAAAACATTTGTATACGCGCCGCTGTCGGTGATCAGCAATCCGCTCTCTTCGGTCAGTCATGTAAAGCCGAAGGCAGCGCCAAGTGTACATACGGCACGGGATGCTTTATGTTGGTAAATACAGGTTCAAGCATTGTGGTATCAAACAACCGGCTTTTATCCGGGATCGCCTGGACTATTGGCGGAAGGACATCATATTGCCTGGAAGGAAGCGTTTTTACGGGAGGAGCCGCGGTTCAATGGTTGCGTGACGGCCTGGGTATTATAAAAACATCAGAAGAAATAAACACAGTTGCTTCGACCGTACCTGACAGCGGAGGAGTAGTTTTTGTTCCGGCTTTTGTCGGGCTGTCCGCTCCTTATTGGGATTCCAAAGCACGCGGGCTGGTATGCGGGTTGACCAGGGCGACAACCGCGGCTCATATTTGCCGGGCCGTGCTGGAGTCGATAGCATTTCAGGTTAACGACATAATTAATTGCATAAATGAAGACTGTGAAGCGAATAATCTTCCTGTCACCGTGGGAGAATTGAAAGCGGACGGAGGTGCCGCCGCTAGCGATATATTGATGCAGTTTCAAGCGGACATATCAGATAAAAAGATTATTTGTCCCATTGAAGCGGAAAAAACTGCTCTCGGCGCCGCTGAACTTGCAATTATAGGAACAGGAATTAATGAAGAAGGTTTTATGAATCCCGGTGAAAAAACAAAGCCGAGGGAGTTTTTACCGCATATAAAAAAAGACAATGCGGAGAAGCTCAGAAACGAATGGAAAAACGCCATAAAAAGGACGCTGTCGGAATAA
- a CDS encoding HAMP domain-containing sensor histidine kinase, which translates to MKHKYGIKWRLLLYFILFNAIIIGMLWVFQIVFLNDFYKLIKTEELKKYSDTLFKINTSELPEYLKLNEPVSDTGVMVFNIDKNLIAIQEIDRFYFIYNMTAVKINSLYNFAVSSGGVYIDTYIFGDRKNNDSIKPKDEKSGYNKTQGNGEADIIQHNLDIYLNMFEYAPYNDLPDIRMGMFPNIKRGEPLSKYDGVECILYCRASKNSAGDDIFVILTSFIQPVDATAETLTFQLIIITVILIMLSLIMAKVISDRISAPIIALNNSAKTLSSGEFKKYNSGVYKEIDELGDTLQCAAEEISKVDELRKELIANVSHDLRTPLTLISGYSEVMRDIPGENTAENLQIVIDEAKRLNNLVTDMLNISKLENGMDKANKENFSLTELTKEILYRYKKLIDNDGYKIDYEYEGEAIVNADPTKISQVIYNLVNNAINYCGEDKTVIVKQVTAGGFVRLEVIDHGSGIEQSKIPLIWDRYYKVENANMHKRANVGSGLGLSIVKKVLLMHDAKFGVESKLGEGSTFWFEMKME; encoded by the coding sequence TTGAAGCATAAATATGGTATTAAATGGCGACTGCTTTTATATTTTATTTTATTCAACGCGATAATAATAGGAATGTTGTGGGTATTTCAAATTGTCTTTCTCAATGATTTTTACAAATTAATCAAAACAGAAGAACTGAAAAAATACTCTGACACTTTATTTAAAATAAACACATCTGAGCTTCCGGAGTATTTAAAGCTTAACGAACCTGTATCGGATACCGGAGTTATGGTTTTTAATATTGATAAAAATCTGATAGCGATACAGGAAATAGACAGGTTTTATTTTATTTATAATATGACCGCCGTTAAAATTAATTCGCTTTATAATTTTGCCGTCTCATCCGGAGGAGTATATATAGATACATATATATTTGGAGACAGGAAGAATAACGACAGCATAAAGCCCAAGGATGAAAAAAGCGGGTATAATAAAACACAAGGAAACGGCGAAGCGGATATAATACAGCACAATCTGGATATATACCTTAATATGTTCGAATATGCTCCTTATAATGATTTGCCCGATATCCGCATGGGTATGTTTCCGAATATAAAGCGCGGAGAACCTCTTTCGAAATATGACGGTGTAGAATGCATTCTTTACTGCCGCGCAAGCAAAAACAGTGCCGGAGACGATATTTTCGTTATTTTGACCAGCTTTATTCAGCCGGTTGACGCCACAGCCGAAACTCTTACTTTTCAGTTGATAATAATTACTGTTATTTTGATTATGCTGTCACTGATTATGGCGAAAGTTATATCCGACAGGATATCTGCTCCGATTATTGCGCTTAACAATTCGGCAAAGACACTTTCTTCAGGCGAATTTAAAAAATATAATTCCGGAGTATATAAAGAAATTGATGAGCTGGGAGACACTCTGCAATGCGCCGCAGAAGAAATATCAAAGGTCGATGAACTTAGAAAAGAATTGATCGCAAATGTTTCACACGACCTGAGAACTCCTTTGACACTTATATCAGGATACAGCGAGGTTATGCGCGACATTCCGGGTGAAAATACAGCTGAGAATCTGCAAATTGTAATCGACGAAGCAAAACGGCTCAACAATCTTGTTACAGATATGCTTAATATTTCCAAACTTGAGAACGGTATGGATAAAGCTAACAAAGAAAACTTTTCTTTAACCGAGCTTACTAAAGAAATATTATACCGTTATAAAAAGCTCATTGATAACGACGGCTATAAAATTGACTATGAATATGAAGGCGAAGCAATTGTAAATGCCGATCCGACGAAAATATCTCAGGTAATATATAATCTTGTCAATAATGCGATTAATTATTGCGGCGAGGATAAAACCGTAATAGTTAAGCAGGTAACAGCTGGCGGCTTTGTAAGACTTGAGGTTATCGATCACGGAAGCGGTATAGAGCAATCAAAAATTCCATTGATATGGGACAGATATTATAAAGTTGAAAATGCCAATATGCATAAACGCGCGAATGTGGGGAGCGGGCTGGGGCTCTCGATTGTAAAAAAGGTTTTACTAATGCACGATGCAAAATTCGGGGTTGAAAGCAAGTTGGGAGAAGGCAGCACGTTTTGGTTTGAAATGAAAATGGAATGA
- a CDS encoding MFS transporter, whose protein sequence is MKNKSSVSSLTALFSLNFFLYGLNALYYSFMPVYLDMYHTNVSKGILLSVGPVVSVIAPIFWGKIADKSSTKNRIVALTIILSAAAFFSAYFSHSFLYLFIIFIVIMFFMSPFGGLVDTITLEYSSQNGVNYGPIRLMGTIGYGLIAFIISLFTANGILPVFVSYIVIAAIAAVSAMMSPSVRGHAQPKQKLSLAPIFRDKGLMLIFAFTAISYFVFSFYQNFYSEYVLKTLGLPDWVWGLNVFLTITGEIPFFIFFGFIMKKLGKTKVIAISFVITVIRCFALAFAKDAFSILTTAVLTGFCVTPVTYCASVYINEHIPENLKASGQSVMYAFFTSIPRIISSLAGGFIVSSIGVSGALIICGIISAISLLLLPLTRKYKIDY, encoded by the coding sequence ATGAAAAATAAATCATCCGTATCGTCTCTTACCGCGCTCTTCTCTTTAAACTTCTTTCTCTACGGACTTAACGCATTGTATTATTCTTTCATGCCGGTATATCTTGATATGTATCACACAAACGTTTCAAAAGGTATACTGCTTTCAGTCGGACCTGTTGTTTCCGTTATCGCCCCGATATTCTGGGGCAAAATTGCCGATAAATCGAGCACAAAAAACCGAATAGTCGCGCTTACCATAATCTTATCGGCGGCGGCATTTTTTTCCGCGTATTTTTCACATTCGTTTTTATATCTTTTTATTATATTTATTGTTATTATGTTTTTCATGTCGCCGTTCGGCGGTCTTGTTGATACAATAACGCTTGAGTATTCTTCTCAAAACGGTGTCAATTACGGTCCGATACGTTTGATGGGTACGATAGGATACGGTCTTATAGCTTTCATTATATCACTTTTTACAGCCAATGGTATACTACCGGTATTTGTATCTTATATTGTCATCGCAGCCATCGCCGCCGTATCGGCAATGATGTCTCCTTCTGTCCGAGGACACGCGCAGCCGAAGCAAAAGCTTTCGCTCGCTCCGATATTCAGAGATAAAGGTCTTATGCTGATTTTCGCTTTTACCGCGATATCGTATTTCGTCTTTTCGTTTTATCAGAATTTTTATTCAGAATATGTGCTTAAAACACTCGGGCTTCCTGACTGGGTTTGGGGACTCAACGTATTTCTTACTATTACCGGCGAAATACCATTTTTTATTTTTTTTGGTTTTATCATGAAAAAGCTCGGAAAAACAAAGGTCATCGCAATTTCATTCGTAATCACTGTTATAAGATGCTTTGCTCTTGCGTTTGCGAAGGATGCTTTTTCAATTCTGACGACCGCCGTACTGACCGGCTTTTGTGTTACTCCAGTTACATATTGTGCTTCTGTTTATATAAATGAACACATTCCCGAAAATCTCAAAGCAAGCGGGCAGAGCGTGATGTACGCATTTTTCACCAGTATTCCGAGAATCATTTCCAGCCTGGCGGGAGGCTTTATAGTAAGCTCAATCGGTGTTTCCGGCGCTTTGATCATTTGCGGAATCATTTCGGCGATATCGCTTTTATTGCTCCCGCTTACCCGTAAATATAAAATTGATTATTAA